From the Dunckerocampus dactyliophorus isolate RoL2022-P2 chromosome 12, RoL_Ddac_1.1, whole genome shotgun sequence genome, one window contains:
- the LOC129190999 gene encoding mitochondrial intermediate peptidase-like isoform X1, which produces MSASKRLFSSVMPRCLWTYLRRSVTTWSPVGAAFNARPHKRLDLFVKNVGLFGVPELTSPSGFQVATKKALKKTQLLVDKACSSTPGVDTVTAFDQLSDALCKVADLADFVKVAHPDPAYREAAEKTCMEIGTVVEKLNTNVELCKSLKDLLESPDLVAQLDPDTRRVAELFMFDFEISGIHLDDKLRKEAVALHVKLLDLNHEFLVGSHMPNRIARSAIPEHLHVHFASEGSFVQVGGLHADAPDDLVREIAYRIYLYPNADLMECLEELLRCRYKLARLVGYETYGHRALKGTMATTPETVMSFLQLLTNKLSDRTAKDFQMMRDMKKKLNPRSSELMAWDHPYLSGVLRAERYNIEPGLYSPYLSLGSCMEGLNILFSRLYGLSLMSEPPGAGEVWSDDVRKLAVVDEREGLLGYIYCDFFHRQDKPNQDCHFTIRGGRQCQETGQYQLPIVVLMLSLPHPTQSAPTLLSPGMMENLFHEMGHAMHSMLGRTRYQHVTGTRCATDFAEVPSILMEYFATDYRVVSQFARHYDSGQPLPESMVARLCESKKMCGAADTQLQVFYAALDQIYHSKPQNCSTTEILQEMQQKFYGLPYTPNTAWQLRFSHLIGYGAKYYSYLMSRAVASMVWKQCFLQDPLNREMGERYRREMLSHGGAKEPMLMVEGMLQRRPTMEDFVDALVSELQPNFETFIMDSES; this is translated from the exons ATGTCTGCTAGTAAAAGGTTGTTTTCGTCTGTAATGCCGAGATGTTTGTGGACATACTTGCGCAGGAGTGTCACAACATGGTCACCGGTTGGTGCAGCTTTCAACGCCAGACCCCACAAGAGACTGGACCTCTTCGTGAAAAACGTG GGTTTGTTTGGAGTGCCAGAGCTGACTTCACCATCAGGCTTCCAAGTTGCCACAAAGAAagctctaaaaaaaacacagctctTGGTTGACAAGGCGTGTTCCAGCACACCGGGGGTTGACACTGTCACAGCTTTCGACCAGCTCTCAGACGCTCTTTGTAAGGTGGCAGACCTG GCGGATTTTGTCAAAGTGGCACATCCGGATCCGGCATACCGCGAGGcggcagagaaaacctgcatGGAGATTGGCACAGTCGTGGAGAA ATTGAACACGAACGTGGAGCTGTGCAAGAGCTTGAAGGATTTGCTGGAGAGCCCAGACCTTGTGGCTCAGCTGGATCCAGACACAAG GAGGGTGGCAGAGTTGTTCATGTTTGACTTTGAAATCAGTGGTATTCACCTGGATGACAAGCTG AGGAAGGAGGCGGTTGCGCTCCATGTGAAGCTCTTGGATTTAAACCACGAGTTCCTGGTGGGCTCTCACATGCCCAACAGAATTGCCAGGTCTGCCATCCCCGAGCATCTTCACGTGCACTTTGCCAGCGAGGGGAGCTTTGTGCAAGTGGGAGGACTCCACGCAGACGCACCTGATGATTTG GTTCGAGAAATCGCTTACAGGATTTACCTCTACCCAAACGCAGACCTGATGGAGTGTCTGGAGGAGCTGCTGAGGTGCAGATACAAGCTGGCCAGACTGGTAGGATACGAGACGTACGGCCACAGAGCCCTGAAGGGAACCATGGCAACAACACCAG AGACGGTGATGAGCTTTCTCCAGCTGTTGACAAACAAGCTGTCCGACAG AACAGCCAAGGACTTTCAGATGATGCGAGACATGAAGAAAAAACTCAATCCTCGGAGTTCT GAGCTCATGGCGTGGGATCACCCGTACCTCAGCGGAGTCTTGCGTGCAGAGAG GTACAACATCGAGCCCGGTCTGTACAGCCCCTACTTGTCCCTGGGGTCCTGCATGGAGGGCTTGAACATCCTCTTCTCTCGCCTCTATGGCCTTTCCCTCATGTCTGAACCCCCCGGCGCCGGAGAGGTGTGGAGCGATGATGTCCGTAAACTG GCTGTCGTCGATGAGAGGGAGGGGTTACTCGGATACATCTACTGTGACTTCTTCCACCGGCAAGACAAACCCAATCAG GACTGTCACTTCACCATCCGCGGAGGTCGCCAGTGCCAGGAAACGGGCCAGTATCAACTGCCCATCGTGGTGCTGATGCTGAGCCTCCCCCATCCTACACAAAGTGCCCCCACCCTGCTCTCTCCTGGCATGATGGAGAACCTCTTCCATGAGATGGGCCACGCCATGCATTCAATGCTGGGACGCACCCGCTACCAGCACGTGACAG GAACCAGATGTGCCACCGACTTTGCCGAAGTGCCCTCCATCCTCATGGAGTACTTCGCCACCGACTATCGGGTGGTCAGCCAGTTTGCACGGCATTATGACAGCGGACAG CCTCTGCCTGAGAGTATGGTGGCTCGTCTGTGTGAGTCTAAGAAGATGTGCGGCGCTGCAGACACACAATTGCAg GTCTTCTATGCTGCCCTGGACCAGATTTACCACAGCAAACCCCAAAATTGCTCAACCACTGAAATCCTACAGGAGATGCAGCAGAAGTTCTACGGCCTGCCTTACAcaccaaataca GCCTGGCAGCTGAGATTCAGCCATCTGATTGGTTACGGGGCCAAATACTATTCATACCTCATGTCCCGAGCTGTGGCCTCCATGGTGTGGAAGCAGTGCTTTCTTCAGGACCCTTTGAACAG GGAAATGGGTGAGCGTTATCGTCGAGAGATGCTGTCCCATGGAGGAGCCAAGGAGCCAATGCTGATGGTGGAAG gtatGCTGCAACGCCGGCCCACCATGGAGGACTTTGTGGACGCTCTGGTGTCGGAGCTCCAGCCAAATTTTGAGACCTTCATCATGGACTCTGAGAGCTAA
- the LOC129190999 gene encoding mitochondrial intermediate peptidase-like isoform X2 — MSPFETLNRLTCPKCILEEFMKASKEEHNRMHGNNAYIQMKYHNATKSSVARRTVQSMDTIPKRKRKEAVALHVKLLDLNHEFLVGSHMPNRIARSAIPEHLHVHFASEGSFVQVGGLHADAPDDLVREIAYRIYLYPNADLMECLEELLRCRYKLARLVGYETYGHRALKGTMATTPETVMSFLQLLTNKLSDRTAKDFQMMRDMKKKLNPRSSELMAWDHPYLSGVLRAERYNIEPGLYSPYLSLGSCMEGLNILFSRLYGLSLMSEPPGAGEVWSDDVRKLAVVDEREGLLGYIYCDFFHRQDKPNQDCHFTIRGGRQCQETGQYQLPIVVLMLSLPHPTQSAPTLLSPGMMENLFHEMGHAMHSMLGRTRYQHVTGTRCATDFAEVPSILMEYFATDYRVVSQFARHYDSGQPLPESMVARLCESKKMCGAADTQLQVFYAALDQIYHSKPQNCSTTEILQEMQQKFYGLPYTPNTAWQLRFSHLIGYGAKYYSYLMSRAVASMVWKQCFLQDPLNREMGERYRREMLSHGGAKEPMLMVEGMLQRRPTMEDFVDALVSELQPNFETFIMDSES, encoded by the exons atgtcaCCTTTTGAAACATTGAATCGCTTaacttgtccaaagtgcattttagaggaattcaTGAAGGCATCTAAGGAAGAACACAACCGTATGCATGGAAATAATGCATATATTCAAATGAAATATCACAATGCCACTAAATCATCTGTTGCACGTAGAACTGTGCAATCGATGGACACGATACCAAAGAGGAAG AGGAAGGAGGCGGTTGCGCTCCATGTGAAGCTCTTGGATTTAAACCACGAGTTCCTGGTGGGCTCTCACATGCCCAACAGAATTGCCAGGTCTGCCATCCCCGAGCATCTTCACGTGCACTTTGCCAGCGAGGGGAGCTTTGTGCAAGTGGGAGGACTCCACGCAGACGCACCTGATGATTTG GTTCGAGAAATCGCTTACAGGATTTACCTCTACCCAAACGCAGACCTGATGGAGTGTCTGGAGGAGCTGCTGAGGTGCAGATACAAGCTGGCCAGACTGGTAGGATACGAGACGTACGGCCACAGAGCCCTGAAGGGAACCATGGCAACAACACCAG AGACGGTGATGAGCTTTCTCCAGCTGTTGACAAACAAGCTGTCCGACAG AACAGCCAAGGACTTTCAGATGATGCGAGACATGAAGAAAAAACTCAATCCTCGGAGTTCT GAGCTCATGGCGTGGGATCACCCGTACCTCAGCGGAGTCTTGCGTGCAGAGAG GTACAACATCGAGCCCGGTCTGTACAGCCCCTACTTGTCCCTGGGGTCCTGCATGGAGGGCTTGAACATCCTCTTCTCTCGCCTCTATGGCCTTTCCCTCATGTCTGAACCCCCCGGCGCCGGAGAGGTGTGGAGCGATGATGTCCGTAAACTG GCTGTCGTCGATGAGAGGGAGGGGTTACTCGGATACATCTACTGTGACTTCTTCCACCGGCAAGACAAACCCAATCAG GACTGTCACTTCACCATCCGCGGAGGTCGCCAGTGCCAGGAAACGGGCCAGTATCAACTGCCCATCGTGGTGCTGATGCTGAGCCTCCCCCATCCTACACAAAGTGCCCCCACCCTGCTCTCTCCTGGCATGATGGAGAACCTCTTCCATGAGATGGGCCACGCCATGCATTCAATGCTGGGACGCACCCGCTACCAGCACGTGACAG GAACCAGATGTGCCACCGACTTTGCCGAAGTGCCCTCCATCCTCATGGAGTACTTCGCCACCGACTATCGGGTGGTCAGCCAGTTTGCACGGCATTATGACAGCGGACAG CCTCTGCCTGAGAGTATGGTGGCTCGTCTGTGTGAGTCTAAGAAGATGTGCGGCGCTGCAGACACACAATTGCAg GTCTTCTATGCTGCCCTGGACCAGATTTACCACAGCAAACCCCAAAATTGCTCAACCACTGAAATCCTACAGGAGATGCAGCAGAAGTTCTACGGCCTGCCTTACAcaccaaataca GCCTGGCAGCTGAGATTCAGCCATCTGATTGGTTACGGGGCCAAATACTATTCATACCTCATGTCCCGAGCTGTGGCCTCCATGGTGTGGAAGCAGTGCTTTCTTCAGGACCCTTTGAACAG GGAAATGGGTGAGCGTTATCGTCGAGAGATGCTGTCCCATGGAGGAGCCAAGGAGCCAATGCTGATGGTGGAAG gtatGCTGCAACGCCGGCCCACCATGGAGGACTTTGTGGACGCTCTGGTGTCGGAGCTCCAGCCAAATTTTGAGACCTTCATCATGGACTCTGAGAGCTAA